A genomic stretch from Paraburkholderia dioscoreae includes:
- a CDS encoding 4-hydroxy-tetrahydrodipicolinate synthase family protein, translated as MFSGIWLPIVTPLRNGEVDIDALQRLADYYSRTEIAGIVALSTTGEAALLQDAERLTVLQALSDVVRSRLPMLIGVGGSNTRDVLHDIQRYERWDCAGYLVSAPSYICPDQAGVQWHFEQVAGATGRPVVLYNVPHRTGVSIAPDTVARLLECGNIVAIKECVKEHFSQLSALPINVLCGTDEALDDCLHHGGTGGILASAHVCADLLVAFQDLLRAERDVDARNLFASLLPVLRLLFAAPNPSAIKAMLAFDHSLSDETRMPVSRASAQLVERLSTARDRLQDLRAEFAGVMN; from the coding sequence ATGTTCTCAGGTATCTGGTTACCAATCGTCACGCCGCTGCGCAACGGCGAAGTCGACATCGACGCATTGCAGCGCCTCGCCGACTATTATTCGCGCACGGAGATCGCCGGCATTGTCGCGTTGAGCACAACCGGCGAAGCGGCCTTGCTACAGGACGCCGAGCGTCTCACCGTATTGCAGGCGCTAAGCGATGTAGTCCGCTCCCGTCTGCCAATGCTGATCGGCGTCGGCGGATCGAATACACGCGACGTCCTGCACGATATCCAGCGCTACGAACGGTGGGACTGCGCGGGCTATCTGGTCTCCGCGCCGTCATACATATGTCCGGATCAGGCCGGCGTGCAGTGGCATTTCGAGCAGGTCGCAGGCGCGACCGGGCGTCCTGTCGTCCTCTATAACGTGCCACACCGAACCGGCGTGTCCATCGCGCCGGATACCGTCGCGCGACTCCTCGAATGCGGCAACATCGTCGCGATCAAGGAGTGCGTAAAAGAGCACTTCAGCCAGTTGAGCGCCCTGCCGATCAACGTCCTGTGCGGCACCGACGAAGCCCTGGACGACTGTCTGCATCACGGCGGAACAGGCGGCATTCTCGCCAGCGCGCACGTCTGCGCCGACCTGCTGGTTGCGTTCCAGGATCTGCTGCGAGCCGAACGCGACGTGGATGCGCGAAATCTGTTCGCCAGCTTGCTGCCGGTTTTACGGCTCCTGTTCGCCGCGCCCAATCCGTCCGCCATCAAGGCCATGCTGGCCTTCGATCATTCGCTCAGCGACGAAACACGCATGCCGGTCTCGCGCGCGTCGGCGCAACTGGTCGAGCGTCTGAGCACCGCGCGCGACAGGTTGCAGGACTTGCGCGCGGAGTTCGCCGGCGTGATGAACTAA
- a CDS encoding lytic transglycosylase domain-containing protein, translating into MHGDSALEGVSPRRRADRYPATRGFKIMLAAIMFSFAAAAHAAETDTDAQSAVSAPLVASDATLEAGLPTLSDITAVLRAQFRVAPTESLKIARAVLIEADRHAISPILLLAVMAVESSFDRNAVSVAGARGLMQILPAAHPQLIAGAADLTDPAINVRIGSTILRRYLDENGGNLDAALLRYSGGGRGYARRVALRMQRFDASLRRE; encoded by the coding sequence ATGCATGGAGATAGCGCTCTGGAAGGTGTGTCACCACGACGAAGAGCCGACCGTTACCCGGCAACTCGCGGTTTCAAGATCATGCTTGCGGCGATCATGTTCTCGTTCGCTGCTGCCGCGCATGCCGCCGAGACTGATACCGATGCACAGTCGGCCGTATCGGCTCCGCTCGTCGCGAGCGACGCCACTCTGGAAGCCGGCTTGCCGACTCTCAGCGATATCACCGCCGTGCTGCGCGCGCAGTTTCGCGTGGCGCCGACGGAATCGCTGAAGATTGCCCGTGCGGTACTGATCGAAGCGGATCGCCACGCTATCTCACCCATCTTGCTGCTCGCCGTGATGGCGGTCGAATCGAGCTTCGATCGCAATGCGGTCAGCGTCGCGGGCGCGCGGGGGCTCATGCAGATCTTGCCGGCGGCGCATCCGCAATTGATTGCCGGCGCGGCCGATCTGACCGATCCGGCAATCAACGTGCGGATCGGCTCGACCATTCTGCGCCGCTATCTCGACGAAAATGGCGGCAATCTCGATGCCGCGTTGCTCCGCTACAGCGGCGGCGGACGTGGCTATGCGCGGCGCGTTGCGCTTCGCATGCAGCGTTTCGACGCAAGCTTGCGCCGCGAATGA
- a CDS encoding Crp/Fnr family transcriptional regulator — translation MTASFPSNKLAAVLERSAWFRSAPAAMRAQLVEAGRLERLAAGQRLFTRGDSDDGLYCVLDGLVRIGAASSAGKEALLAVIEPVNWFGEIALFDNRPRTHDAYAERDSELFHVPRAALAELLERTPAYWHVFGLLLTQKLRLAFDAIEEAALLPAAQRVARRLLLMAGGYGEPGALRRVLKVPQEDLAMMLALSRQTINQILKQFETQGALKLGYAEIEITDVHKLGALAQLNPAAD, via the coding sequence ATGACTGCGAGTTTTCCATCGAACAAGCTTGCCGCGGTGCTCGAGCGCAGCGCGTGGTTTCGCTCGGCGCCGGCTGCCATGCGGGCGCAACTGGTCGAAGCGGGGCGTCTCGAACGGCTCGCCGCCGGTCAACGGCTCTTCACACGCGGTGATTCCGACGACGGCCTCTATTGCGTGCTCGACGGCCTGGTGAGAATCGGTGCGGCCAGTTCGGCGGGCAAGGAGGCTTTGCTCGCCGTCATCGAACCGGTGAACTGGTTCGGCGAGATCGCGCTGTTCGACAATCGGCCGCGAACCCATGATGCGTATGCCGAGCGCGATTCCGAGCTGTTTCATGTGCCGCGCGCCGCGCTCGCCGAACTGCTCGAACGCACGCCGGCTTATTGGCACGTGTTCGGTTTGCTGTTGACGCAAAAACTACGCCTTGCTTTCGACGCGATCGAAGAAGCCGCGTTGCTGCCCGCAGCGCAGCGCGTGGCGCGCCGTTTGTTATTGATGGCGGGCGGCTACGGCGAGCCCGGCGCATTGCGGCGCGTGCTCAAAGTCCCGCAGGAGGATCTCGCGATGATGCTGGCGCTGTCCCGGCAAACCATCAACCAGATACTGAAGCAGTTCGAAACGCAAGGTGCGCTGAAGCTCGGTTATGCGGAAATCGAAATTACCGATGTGCACAAACTGGGCGCTTTGGCGCAATTGAATCCGGCAGCCGATTGA
- a CDS encoding Mpo1 family 2-hydroxy fatty acid dioxygenase: MRTLTQQLTQYAAYHRDRRNIATHFIGIPMIVLALATLLSRPAFAVGALPMTLSPAWVLFVAATLYYLVLDVPLGVMMAFVSALCVAFGQWAAAQSTLAWLVIGVGLFLVGWVFQFVGHVAYEHRKPAFVDDVIGLLIGPLFVLAEALFGFGWRPALREAIEAQVGPTRINADRTAAHH; encoded by the coding sequence ATGAGAACGCTGACGCAACAGCTGACGCAATACGCGGCCTACCATCGTGACCGGCGCAATATCGCCACGCACTTCATCGGCATTCCGATGATCGTGCTGGCGTTGGCGACGTTGTTGAGCCGGCCCGCTTTTGCTGTGGGCGCGTTACCGATGACGCTATCGCCGGCTTGGGTGCTATTCGTCGCGGCCACGCTCTACTACCTCGTGCTCGACGTGCCGCTCGGCGTAATGATGGCGTTCGTGTCCGCGTTATGTGTCGCGTTCGGCCAGTGGGCGGCGGCGCAATCCACGCTGGCGTGGCTCGTTATCGGCGTCGGTCTCTTTCTGGTCGGCTGGGTGTTTCAGTTCGTCGGCCATGTTGCTTACGAGCATCGCAAGCCTGCCTTCGTCGACGACGTGATCGGCCTGCTGATCGGACCGCTGTTCGTGCTTGCGGAAGCGTTGTTCGGCTTCGGCTGGCGACCCGCGCTGCGCGAAGCGATCGAGGCACAAGTCGGTCCGACGCGTATCAATGCGGACCGTACAGCGGCGCATCACTAG
- the rarD gene encoding EamA family transporter RarD gives MNQYDPKRGIALSVGASAMFALLSAYATLLAPLSGLDIFAWRIVWTVPGALLLIALRKRLPILRQLLYRMVTEPRLGAAMTVSAALLGAQLWVFLWAPLHGRMLEVSLGYFLLPLVMVLVGRFYYHERLDGLQWLAVACAAAGVGHELWMTGAFSWPTLLVALGYPPYFVLRRKINQDSLAMFTVEMMLLLPVAIVLAFSSDSLALIVGRADMWCLLLPGLGALSTIALASYLKASRLLPVALFGILGYVEPVLLVLVSITLLGETLGAAQLATYIPIWIAVALTALHSVRLVRLAPG, from the coding sequence ATGAACCAGTATGACCCAAAGCGCGGTATCGCGTTGTCGGTCGGCGCGTCGGCGATGTTTGCATTACTCTCCGCTTACGCAACACTGCTCGCGCCACTGAGCGGGCTCGACATTTTCGCGTGGCGCATCGTGTGGACTGTGCCTGGCGCGTTATTGCTGATCGCATTGCGAAAGCGCCTGCCTATTCTCCGGCAGCTTCTTTACCGCATGGTGACCGAGCCGAGGCTCGGCGCGGCGATGACCGTGAGCGCGGCCCTGCTCGGCGCGCAACTGTGGGTGTTCCTCTGGGCGCCGCTGCATGGAAGGATGCTCGAAGTCTCGCTGGGCTATTTCCTGCTGCCGCTGGTGATGGTGCTTGTCGGGCGCTTCTACTATCACGAGCGTCTCGACGGTCTGCAGTGGTTGGCCGTTGCTTGCGCCGCTGCGGGCGTAGGCCATGAACTGTGGATGACCGGTGCTTTTTCGTGGCCGACCTTGCTGGTCGCGCTCGGCTATCCACCGTATTTCGTGTTGCGCCGCAAGATCAATCAGGATTCGCTGGCCATGTTCACCGTGGAGATGATGCTGCTCCTGCCGGTGGCGATCGTGTTGGCGTTCAGCAGCGATTCGCTGGCATTGATCGTCGGGCGCGCGGATATGTGGTGCCTGTTGTTGCCCGGCCTCGGCGCGTTGAGCACCATTGCGCTGGCTTCGTATCTGAAGGCGAGCCGCCTGTTGCCGGTCGCGTTGTTCGGCATTCTCGGCTATGTCGAGCCGGTGCTGCTGGTACTGGTCTCGATCACGTTGCTCGGCGAAACACTTGGCGCCGCACAGTTGGCCACCTACATTCCAATCTGGATCGCGGTCGCGTTGACGGCATTGCATAGCGTGCGTCTCGTTCGCCTCGCGCCGGGCTGA